A stretch of Hoplias malabaricus isolate fHopMal1 chromosome 10, fHopMal1.hap1, whole genome shotgun sequence DNA encodes these proteins:
- the LOC136708353 gene encoding E3 ubiquitin-protein ligase TRIM39-like: MASKPFSEEDLSCPVCCDIFKDPVVMSCSHSVCKVCLQRFWETKGSRECPVCRTRSSSLDPPLSLALKNLCERFLQEKSERAAAGSETLCSLHSEKVKLFCLDDQQLVCVVCQTSRKHTNHKLCPKDEAVTDCKEELKSALKPLQEKLDLFKKCKLNWDQTAEHIKTQARLTERQIKEKFEELHQFLRDEEAARIAALREEEEQKSQRMKEKIEKISREISSLSDTVRAVEEQMSAEDVSFLQKYKSTLERAQCTLQDPERLSGALLHVSNHLRNLKFTVWKKMQEIIHYTPVTLDPNTAYPYLTVSDDLTSVRLSEKQQLPDLPERFVDHWCVLGSEGLNSGTHCWEFDVGDNAHWDVGVMIESAQRRGEISSRNGLWYLGYYNDKYWTTSTPEIYQSLSVSQKVQRVRVKLDWDGGKLSFFDPLTNTHLHTFTHTFTETLLPFFGVHGDECPLKMLPVQSSVRLNQFS, from the exons ATGGCTTCCAAACCTTTCTCAGAGGAGGATCTCTCGTGTCCTGTGTGCTGTGATATCTTCAAGGACCCGGTCGTTATGAGCTGCagtcacagtgtgtgtaaagTCTGTCTGCAGAGGTTCTGGGAAACCAAAGGATCCAGAGAGTGTCCAGTTTGTAGAACAAGATCCTCTTCACTGGATCCTCCTCTAAGCCTGGCTTTAAAGAACCTGTGTGAGAGGTTTTTACaggagaaaagtgagagagctGCAGCAGGGTCTGAAACACTCTGCAGTCTGCACAGTGAGAAAGTCAAACTCTTCTGTCTGGACGATCAGcagctggtgtgtgtggtgtgtcagacttccagaaaacacaccaaccacAAGCTCTGCCCCAaggatgaagctgttacagactgCAAG GAGGAACTCAAGTCTGCTCTGAAGCCCCTGCAGGAGAAACTGGATCTGTTTAAAAAGtgtaaactgaactgggatCAGACTGCAGAACATATAAAG ACTCAGGCTCGGCTCACAGAGAGGCAGATTAAGGAGAAGTTTGAGGAGCTCCACCAGTTTCTCCGAGATGAAGAGGCAGCCAGGATCGCTGCActgagggaggaagaggagcagaAGAGTCAGAGGATGAAGGAGAAGATCGAGAAGATCAGCAGAGAGATCTCGTCCCTTTCGGACACAGTCAGAGCCGTAGAAGAGCAGATGAGCGCTGAGGACGTCTCCTTCTTACAG AAGTACAAGTCCACTCTGGAGAG AGCTCAGTGCACACTGCAGGATCCAGAGAGGCTTTCAGGAGCACTGCTCCATGTGAGCAACCACCTGAGAAACCTGAAGTTCACCGTCTGGAAGAAGATGCAGGAGATCATCCACTATA CTCCTGTGACTCTGGACCCCAACACTGCTTACCCTTATCTCACGGTGTCTGATGATCTGACCAGTGTGAGACTCAGTGAGAAACAGCAGCTCCCTGATCTTCCAGAGAGATTTGTTGATCATTGGTGTGTCCTGGGCTCTGAGGGGTTAAACTCAGGAACACACTGCTGGGAGTTTGACGTTGGAGACAATGCACACTGGGATGTGGGAGTGATGATAGAGTCGGCTCAGAGGAGGGGAGAAATAAGCTCCAGGAATGGACTGTGGTATTTGGGTTATTACAATGATAAATACTGGACCACGTCAACACCAGAGATATACCAGTCCCTCTCAGTGTCACAGAAGGTGCAGAGGGTCAGAGTGAAGCTGGACTGGGACGGAGGAAAACTCTCTTTCTTTGAtcctctcactaacacacacttacacactttcacacacacattcactgagacTCTTCTGCCATTCTTTGGTGTTCACGGTGACGAGTGTCCTCTGAAGATGCTCCCAGTGCAGAGCTCTGTCAGACTGAATCAGTTCAGTTAG